From the genome of Firmicutes bacterium CAG:345:
ATCTTCTTCATTTCCTATAATGAAAATCAAGCTAAATTATCAGGAATAAATACAAATTTAATCAACTTCATTTCAACAATTTTATTATCAGTTACAATTGCAATATCAAGTAAAACAATCGGTGCTTTAATAATATCTTCCCTTCTTGTAGTTCCAGTGGCAAGTAGTTTATTAATATCAAAAAGCTATCGTTTAACCCACTTAATAAGTATTATCTTTTCAATTATCAGCATGATACTCGGACTTATTCTTTCGTTTTACTTGGATCTAAAACCAGGCGCAACTATAGTTTTATTCTCAGTATTCTTTTTCATCGTAACTTATGTTATTACTTCAATTATTAAAGTCTATCAAAGGAAGAAAATATTGACACTTCAATGCACCCACCACGATAAATAATACTTCAATTAAATTTCTATTTATTTTAAGAAAAGCGAAAAAAGCTTTTCTTTTTTAATCCAAAAATTATAAAAAGACTTTTGCTAATACTTATTTCAGTAATTTTATTTCTAGTTCTAACAAGCAATTATATTGCAAATAAACATCTTTTTGAATTCTCAAAATCAATTTATATATATCTTCAGGCTTACATCCATCTTCAACTTCAAAAAAATTAAAATGCTTTTCACTTATGAAGCATTTATTTTCAAAATACTTTTCACCTAATGATTCAATATATTTAAAAGCTGGCATTTTACCATTTTTAAATATTGAACCAAGTGTATTTTTGAAAGGTTGTTTCTTCCTATAATTACAGATATAGTCGATATAATTTTTATAATTTTCATCAATTTTTATCGGTGAATAAAATGCCAATAAAACTATCCCTTCTATATTTGTTTTTCTATATCCTTTAACTATTTCATCGGCTCTTAAATATTTAGTTTTACCATTTGAAATTACTAATACGCCTTGTAAATTTGAAAAAGATGAATAATTTAAAAATGTGGCATTATTTTTTATTGCTGCACCAATTGTTCCAGGAATAGTATTAATCCCAATAAAATTGCTGAAATTATTTTCCCTGGCCTTTTGAAAAGCTTCGCCTATCGCCATATTTCCTGAAACTATTATCTGTTTTTCATTGATTAAAATTTCACTGTTTTTCCAAATTACTAAAGGAGTATTTACTCTGCTAACTATCGGTAAAGTATTAGTTCCTTTTCCTAAAAAATAATATTCTTTTTCTTCTTTTAAAAATTCTATCACTTCTTTTAAAGATTCAAGATAAATTACTTCAGAAAAAATACCATCAAGCGGTAATGGAGAAAGTTTTTTTATCGGAACATCATATTTAATTTTCATTATCGATACTCTCCAAAAGATTATTTAAAACAAAGTTATGTTGAAATTTTTTATAGTTTTCAATCAATGTTATTCTTCTATCATATTGGAGTTCTTTTCTTAACAATTTATATAAATCCTTTGTATTAATTTCCGCATCAAAATGCTCTATTCCAACATTATCATAAAGATATTCTGAATTAGCATATTGATGATCATCTTTAACATGTCTTGATGGACATAACACTAAAGGAATATTTTGTCTTAAGACATCCGCAATTGATCCAGCTCCCGCTCTAGAAATAATTAAATCATAATTGCTGTAGAAATTCGAATTAATAAAAGGCATTCTTTTTATTTTTGATTTAAACTTATAACTTTTAAAAGGCTCAGAAATAGTAATATCTAGTTCATCATGCTCTAATTTTAATTTATCAAAAAGTTCATATAATTCTTTAGTACCATTGGACCCAGTCAAAACTAAAATTTTAATTCCTCTTTCTTTAATATAATTCAGTCTTTTTCTATCTTCTTGAGGATGGCCGATTACTTTAACATTTTTAGCAGTACTTAAAGGAAAATAACTAAAAACCTTTTTGCAAAATGGTTTAGCAATTTTATTTGATTTTCCCATAATCCTATTCAATTCATAAATATATAAATTTCTATATCCTAAAATATATAGCATTGGGAACACAGTGCTTAGTCTTCCACCAAATGATAGAAAAACACATTCTTTATCATATTGTTTCAAAATTTTTAAAAAAGATATATACGATTTATACTTTTTTAATTCATCGATAAAAACTACATTTTCCTTATCTTTTAATAGCATTAAAGGTATCTTTTTCTTTTCTGATATGATTACAAATTGTCGTCGATGTTTTTTTAAAAAATCAGCGGTTTCTAAACAAGGACAAATGTGTCCTGCTGTGCTGCTTGCTAATAGTATATATTTCATCATAATCTCCTTTTTGCGCAATTATTCCTAAAGAAAACAAAGTGATAACTAAAGAACTACCGCCATAAGAAATAAGAGGTAAAGTAATTCCTGTTACTGGTAATAAACCGACAACAACACATAAATTTATTAAAGTCTGCATCATAATAACATTGAGCAATCCAACTTTTAAAAAACAAGAAAACGTATTAAAACTCAAAGCATATTTATAACCATAATAAAATAATAAACCATAGCAGATCAAAATAATTATTCCGCCAATAAGTCCAAATTCTTCAACAATTATAGCAAAGATAAAATCAGTTTGTGGTTCAGGAAGATAGAAATTTTTTTGGATAGAATTTCCAAAACCAATGCCTGCTATTCCTGATGGTCCAATCGAATATAAACTTTGAATCATCTGGAATCCACTTCCCAAAGGATCTTTAAAAGGATCTAAGAAAGATATTATTCTCGTAAAACGATAAGGAGCACTTAATATCAATAAAGAAAAGCCAAAAACAAGAGCTGACCCCATAATAACAAAATATCTCATCTTCATCTTAGTTATGAAAACCATCATTATAAAAGCCATCAATGTTACTAAAGCTGTTCCAAAGTCAGGTTCCATCATGATGAGAAAAAATCCGATACCAACAACTATTAATGGTAAAACAAGTGTCATCAATTTTTCAGTTTTTTGATAATTTTTATAAAAATATTTGGCCGTCCAAATCAGCAAACTAATTTTAAAAATTTCTGAAGGTTGGATTCCAAATCCCCCTACACCAAACCATGATCGAGAACCATTTCTAACAATTCCCACACCTGGAATCAAAACTAAACCCAAAAGCAAAATCGATATCAGCAAAAAAATATTTGAAAATTTATATAAGAAAAATGGGCTGATATAATAACCTATCAAAAAAGCAAATACACCAAGAGAGACAAATATCAATTGTCTTTTAAAAAAATAATTTTTATCCTGGTAAATATATTCAGCCCAAATACCGGAAGCTTCTTTTACCATAATAATTCCAAAAATAGCTAATAAAAAAGTGAAAGCAATTAAAATATATTTAAAATTTTTTACTTTGTGATCCATATTTTTCTTTCACCATAATTTCAAAATGTTGTCCTCTTTCGATATAATTTTTATATTCTAAAGAAGACCCACCTGGAGAGAACAAAATTCTCAAATCTTTTGAAAAATCAAAATTTAGATTATCGATCAATTCTTTTAAAGAATTATATAATTCATATTTAGAAACAAAGGGGATAAATCTTGATGCTTCCTTTCCGTAAATCATAATTTTATCCGCTATTAATTTATGGCCTAAACTCGATTTTAAATGTCCACCTAAAATTAACACCGTCTTATCTTTCGATAAATTTAAAGCAAATTCAGTAGCAGAAAGTGAAGTGGATTTCGAATCATTGATAAAATAAGTATTTTCTAACCTGAAAAACTTTTGATATCTATATTTTGGCAAAAATTCTTCGATATTATCAAAAGTCAATTTTTCATTTAAAAATCCAATGTCCAACAAAAGCAATCTAGCCAAACAGAAATTTTTGCTATAGCCTTTTTCATTTGCTGTTGAAATGACATGCGCATCTTTTAAATTCAATATTTTTTGACTTTCTTCATCTAAATAAACGCTATGCGAAAAATAGCAGATTCTCTTTTTCACAGCTATATATTCACTATAAGAATAATAAGCATCTAAATGATTGGGAGAAATAGAAGTCACTATCAATTCATCAAGACATTTCTCATCAAAAAATTCTCCTTGGAAAGAAGAAATCTCAACCAAAAGATAATCATAATTAGATAAATTTTTTATTTTATCAAATAAACTATTTCCAATATTCCCCACAACTAATACTTTGCATCCATTTTTCT
Proteins encoded in this window:
- a CDS encoding uDP-N-acetylenolpyruvoylglucosamine reductase (product inferred by homology to UniProt), with protein sequence MKIKYDVPIKKLSPLPLDGIFSEVIYLESLKEVIEFLKEEKEYYFLGKGTNTLPIVSRVNTPLVIWKNSEILINEKQIIVSGNMAIGEAFQKARENNFSNFIGINTIPGTIGAAIKNNATFLNYSSFSNLQGVLVISNGKTKYLRADEIVKGYRKTNIEGIVLLAFYSPIKIDENYKNYIDYICNYRKKQPFKNTLGSIFKNGKMPAFKYIESLGEKYFENKCFISEKHFNFFEVEDGCKPEDIYKLILRIQKDVYLQYNCLLELEIKLLK
- a CDS encoding uDP-N-acetylglucosamine--N-acetylmuramyl-(pentapeptide) pyrophosphoryl-undecaprenol N-acetylglucosamine transferase (product inferred by homology to UniProt), encoding MLLKDKENVVFIDELKKYKSYISFLKILKQYDKECVFLSFGGRLSTVFPMLYILGYRNLYIYELNRIMGKSNKIAKPFCKKVFSYFPLSTAKNVKVIGHPQEDRKRLNYIKERGIKILVLTGSNGTKELYELFDKLKLEHDELDITISEPFKSYKFKSKIKRMPFINSNFYSNYDLIISRAGAGSIADVLRQNIPLVLCPSRHVKDDHQYANSEYLYDNVGIEHFDAEINTKDLYKLLRKELQYDRRITLIENYKKFQHNFVLNNLLESIDNEN
- a CDS encoding stage V sporulation protein E (product inferred by homology to UniProt); translation: MDHKVKNFKYILIAFTFLLAIFGIIMVKEASGIWAEYIYQDKNYFFKRQLIFVSLGVFAFLIGYYISPFFLYKFSNIFLLISILLLGLVLIPGVGIVRNGSRSWFGVGGFGIQPSEIFKISLLIWTAKYFYKNYQKTEKLMTLVLPLIVVGIGFFLIMMEPDFGTALVTLMAFIMMVFITKMKMRYFVIMGSALVFGFSLLILSAPYRFTRIISFLDPFKDPLGSGFQMIQSLYSIGPSGIAGIGFGNSIQKNFYLPEPQTDFIFAIIVEEFGLIGGIIILICYGLLFYYGYKYALSFNTFSCFLKVGLLNVIMMQTLINLCVVVGLLPVTGITLPLISYGGSSLVITLFSLGIIAQKGDYDEIYTISKQHSRTHLSLFRNR
- a CDS encoding uDP-N-acetylmuramoylalanine--D-glutamate ligase (product inferred by homology to UniProt), with the protein product MKYLICGLGKSNNAILKSINGEKNEIYTYDDKEQADYNFARLEKELPFFDKAFIAPGLCQNRKNLSLIKKVATSIDSELNMALKLAKGKVHIIGVTGSNGKTSTIKFLEYLLKKNGCKVLVVGNIGNSLFDKIKNLSNYDYLLVEISSFQGEFFDEKCLDELIVTSISPNHLDAYYSYSEYIAVKKRICYFSHSVYLDEESQKILNLKDAHVISTANEKGYSKNFCLARLLLLDIGFLNEKLTFDNIEEFLPKYRYQKFFRLENTYFINDSKSTSLSATEFALNLSKDKTVLILGGHLKSSLGHKLIADKIMIYGKEASRFIPFVSKYELYNSLKELIDNLNFDFSKDLRILFSPGGSSLEYKNYIERGQHFEIMVKEKYGSQSKKF